One window of Deltaproteobacteria bacterium genomic DNA carries:
- a CDS encoding ABC transporter permease: MLRFLFKRLFHGAIVLWIVATLTFLLLRLAPGGPFDRERKLPPEVLANIEAKYHLDKPLLTQYLRYLSAIAQGDLGPSYKYLDRGVGAVIADTLPTSALLGLLALLFALAVALPSGLLAAYFRGSWIDRACMFVASLGISMPHFVLGAVLIWVIALQLNWLQAGRWDLWESVLLPMITLGAAPAAYLAALLRSTLLETFGEDFVRTARAKGLKESIVVLRHALRLSLIPVLTVMGPLTAALLTGSFVVEYVFAIPGMGRFFITAVTDRDYPLIMGVTLVYTVLLVCANLLIDLLYGVVDPRIRAN; the protein is encoded by the coding sequence ATGCTGCGCTTTTTGTTTAAACGTTTGTTCCACGGCGCCATCGTGCTGTGGATCGTCGCGACGTTGACGTTTCTGCTGCTGCGCCTGGCGCCCGGCGGCCCTTTTGACCGCGAGCGTAAGCTGCCGCCCGAGGTGCTCGCCAACATTGAAGCCAAATATCACCTCGATAAGCCCCTACTCACGCAATACCTGCGCTATCTCTCAGCGATCGCCCAGGGCGACTTGGGGCCCTCGTACAAATATCTCGACCGCGGCGTCGGCGCGGTGATCGCCGACACCCTGCCCACATCTGCGCTGCTGGGCTTATTGGCGCTGCTGTTCGCTCTCGCGGTAGCGCTACCCAGCGGACTGCTGGCTGCCTATTTTCGCGGCTCGTGGATCGACCGCGCCTGCATGTTCGTCGCATCACTTGGGATCTCTATGCCGCATTTCGTTTTGGGGGCAGTCTTGATCTGGGTCATCGCCCTCCAGCTCAATTGGCTGCAAGCCGGCCGCTGGGATTTGTGGGAGAGCGTGCTCCTGCCGATGATCACGCTCGGCGCCGCGCCCGCCGCCTATCTCGCCGCGCTCCTGCGCTCAACACTGCTGGAAACCTTCGGCGAAGATTTCGTTCGCACCGCGCGCGCCAAAGGACTCAAAGAATCGATTGTTGTTCTGCGCCACGCCCTGCGCCTTTCACTCATACCCGTCCTCACCGTGATGGGACCGCTGACGGCGGCGCTGCTCACCGGTTCGTTTGTGGTGGAATACGTTTTCGCGATCCCCGGCATGGGGAGATTTTTCATCACCGCTGTCACCGATCGCGACTATCCATTGATCATGGGTGTGACGCTGGTCTACACGGTGTTGCTGGTGTGCGCCAATCTGCTGATCGATTTACTCTACGGCGTCGTCGACCCACGCATCCGAGCCAATTGA
- the rlmD gene encoding 23S rRNA (uracil(1939)-C(5))-methyltransferase RlmD: protein MRENQHRAARLIGARAAIACRHFPHCVGCPLIDVPYPEQLKRKLALVREAFATFPRLAGWEIREVVASPRRLGYRGRVKLVVRRHRGDIAIGLYAPQSHHVIDISSCPVHPFEVNQVVQYLKAKLAEFAIAPYDERDDSGDLRYLDLRYSHAQREVSVTLVTRHPALPQGEKLARALQRKFSFVTGVVQNINESRGNVIWGDQYRPLAGRNTLLEEVVGLKLVFPAGVFSQANPATAQKLYQMVAALASLTGQETVLDLYCGVGPMSLMLARGAKILWGVDDSAVAIDAAKQNARRNGIGNCRFFAGDVAETARMAKAQLGKIDCLVLNPPRKGVQPAAMEALLDVAARKVIYVSCNPATLARDLDRLIQAGYLVQEIQPFDMFPQTGQVETVVRLGRD, encoded by the coding sequence GTGCGAGAGAACCAACATCGAGCCGCAAGATTGATCGGCGCGCGCGCAGCCATTGCTTGCCGACATTTTCCGCATTGTGTCGGCTGCCCGCTTATCGATGTGCCGTACCCCGAACAGCTCAAACGTAAACTGGCATTGGTGCGCGAGGCGTTTGCCACATTTCCGCGATTGGCCGGTTGGGAAATTCGCGAAGTCGTGGCGTCGCCGCGCCGCTTGGGCTACCGCGGACGGGTGAAGCTGGTCGTGCGACGCCATCGCGGTGATATCGCAATCGGACTCTACGCGCCGCAGAGCCATCACGTCATCGATATCTCTTCCTGTCCGGTGCATCCGTTCGAGGTCAACCAGGTTGTTCAATACCTCAAAGCGAAGCTCGCCGAGTTTGCCATCGCGCCCTACGACGAGCGCGATGACAGCGGCGACCTGCGCTATCTCGATTTGCGCTATAGCCACGCCCAACGCGAAGTCAGCGTGACCCTGGTGACGCGCCATCCGGCTTTGCCGCAAGGTGAGAAATTGGCGCGTGCCCTGCAGCGTAAATTTTCTTTTGTCACGGGCGTAGTGCAAAATATCAACGAATCGCGCGGCAACGTGATTTGGGGCGATCAATACCGGCCGCTGGCTGGGCGCAACACCTTGCTGGAAGAAGTTGTCGGCCTGAAATTGGTTTTCCCCGCGGGGGTGTTCTCGCAAGCCAATCCGGCGACGGCGCAAAAGCTTTATCAAATGGTCGCAGCACTAGCGTCATTGACCGGCCAAGAAACGGTGCTCGATCTCTATTGTGGCGTCGGGCCGATGTCATTGATGCTGGCCCGCGGCGCCAAAATCCTATGGGGCGTCGACGACAGCGCGGTTGCGATCGACGCTGCGAAACAAAACGCGCGGCGCAACGGCATCGGCAACTGCCGTTTCTTCGCCGGCGACGTGGCTGAAACCGCGCGTATGGCAAAAGCCCAGTTGGGCAAGATCGATTGCCTGGTGCTCAATCCACCGCGCAAAGGCGTGCAGCCGGCTGCGATGGAAGCGCTGTTGGATGTGGCGGCGCGGAAGGTGATCTATGTTTCGTGCAACCCGGCAACGCTGGCACGCGATCTCGATCGGCTGATTCAGGCTGGCTATTTGGTTCAGGAAATCCAACCGTTCGATATGTTTCCGCAAACTGGCCAAGTGGAGACTGTCGTGCGGCTCGGGAGAGACTAA
- a CDS encoding MFS transporter, whose amino-acid sequence MLSEPRVSDTSNTTDPHQPQVTIRPWSSLLIRDYRLIFTGILCGNTGNHMRNVATLYHVYQLSGSSVQLGFTGFFQAAPFIFFGLFGGVLADTLNRKKLIAITHSLNIVPGLLLGILTVSGHIQVWHINVLMVLAGALQVLGGPARQAIIPSLIPQSHLLNAVTMTTLMMQGSQLTAPVIAGSLIDFFGVATSYFVDAALQIPTVLCALAIRASGIPQGEKRKIGWHSLVEGVEFLWHTRIILSLFLLDFFAVLFGFYRPILPIFAEEIYHVGARGLGILYAAPAIGALIGSGILLAFGDIKRKGALAVVVTLLFALSLGLLGVSHWFWMGLLSVGLLGFSDAISVAMRRTVVQLLSPDDMRGRATSFLTVFAQTTNATGAVIAGAGAALLGAQNAALVGCVLCALTVFGTCWAIPQLWKYRSD is encoded by the coding sequence ATCCTCAGCGAGCCGCGCGTGTCTGACACAAGTAACACTACCGATCCGCACCAGCCGCAAGTCACTATTCGCCCATGGTCGTCGTTGCTGATCCGTGACTATCGTTTGATCTTCACCGGCATCCTATGCGGCAACACTGGCAATCACATGCGCAATGTGGCGACGCTTTACCATGTCTATCAACTTTCCGGTTCGTCGGTGCAGCTGGGCTTCACCGGTTTTTTCCAAGCTGCGCCGTTTATTTTCTTCGGCTTGTTCGGCGGTGTGTTGGCCGACACGCTCAATCGCAAGAAACTCATCGCCATCACGCATAGCTTGAATATTGTCCCTGGCCTCCTGCTCGGGATCTTGACCGTCAGTGGTCATATTCAAGTATGGCATATCAACGTTTTGATGGTGCTGGCCGGCGCCCTGCAAGTGCTCGGCGGCCCAGCACGCCAGGCGATCATTCCGAGCTTGATCCCACAATCGCACCTGCTCAACGCAGTCACGATGACGACGCTAATGATGCAGGGCAGCCAGCTCACAGCCCCGGTGATCGCCGGCTCATTGATCGATTTCTTCGGCGTCGCGACTTCTTATTTCGTCGACGCCGCCTTGCAGATTCCGACGGTGCTGTGTGCCTTGGCGATCCGCGCTTCAGGTATCCCCCAGGGAGAAAAGCGCAAGATTGGCTGGCATAGCCTGGTCGAAGGCGTCGAGTTCCTCTGGCACACGCGGATCATCCTGTCACTCTTTCTGCTCGACTTCTTCGCTGTCCTGTTTGGCTTCTACCGGCCGATCCTGCCGATTTTTGCCGAAGAGATTTACCACGTCGGCGCGCGCGGTCTCGGCATCCTCTACGCCGCCCCGGCCATCGGCGCGCTGATCGGCTCGGGCATTTTGCTCGCCTTCGGCGACATCAAGCGCAAAGGCGCGCTTGCCGTAGTTGTCACCCTGCTATTCGCATTGAGCCTGGGGCTACTGGGAGTGTCTCACTGGTTCTGGATGGGTCTGTTATCGGTGGGGTTGTTGGGTTTCAGCGACGCCATTAGCGTCGCCATGCGCCGCACCGTGGTCCAGCTCCTGTCGCCCGACGACATGCGCGGCCGCGCGACGAGTTTTCTCACCGTATTTGCCCAAACCACCAACGCCACCGGCGCAGTCATCGCCGGCGCTGGCGCGGCACTCTTAGGCGCACAGAACGCGGCCCTAGTCGGCTGTGTCCTCTGCGCCCTCACGGTCTTTGGCACTTGCTGGGCGATTCCCCAATTGTGGAAGTATCGGTCGGATTGA
- a CDS encoding Crp/Fnr family transcriptional regulator, giving the protein MLNVTGKMLQQTAGLAAFSLPKLDALAARLTVRNYERHEIIFEQDRKAESVYVLISGVVQIAYLHNDCETVVALVPGGELFGLDAIANAAHPFRATAFEHCVAAAIKAKTLVECLLGTPYESYLNWHRSTVLPWRHMQVHCIKGISLDLRKRLAMELGHLADRFGKPHEQGVRIDLRISHEVLAAIVGASRQQVTEYLNQFDRDKIIAREGRRIIVNRDKLKQV; this is encoded by the coding sequence ATGCTTAACGTTACCGGAAAAATGCTTCAGCAAACCGCTGGGCTAGCGGCGTTCTCCTTACCCAAACTAGATGCTCTGGCGGCGCGGCTCACCGTGCGCAACTATGAACGGCACGAGATCATCTTCGAGCAGGATCGCAAGGCCGAATCAGTCTACGTGCTCATCTCCGGCGTGGTGCAGATTGCCTATCTTCACAATGACTGCGAAACCGTTGTCGCTTTGGTGCCGGGCGGCGAGCTGTTTGGCCTCGACGCCATCGCCAATGCGGCCCACCCATTTCGCGCAACGGCATTCGAACACTGTGTCGCGGCGGCCATCAAAGCGAAGACCCTCGTCGAGTGTCTCCTGGGAACGCCCTACGAGTCCTATTTGAACTGGCACCGCAGCACGGTGCTCCCCTGGCGCCATATGCAAGTGCATTGCATTAAAGGCATCAGCTTGGACCTGCGCAAGCGTTTGGCCATGGAGCTGGGACACCTGGCGGACCGCTTCGGCAAACCCCACGAACAGGGCGTGCGCATCGACCTCAGGATCAGCCACGAAGTGCTGGCGGCGATCGTCGGCGCCTCGCGCCAACAAGTCACGGAGTACTTAAACCAGTTCGACCGCGACAAGATCATTGCCCGCGAAGGGCGCCGCATCATCGTCAACCGCGACAAACTCAAACAGGTCTAG
- a CDS encoding ABC transporter permease yields MHWSLGFVVAIALAATLAPWLSPYSASGLEAKRILTPPSHEHWMGTDGLGRDLLTRVLYGARVSLTVGVGTAIIALVLGTVYGLIAGFKGGGTDNFMMRIVDIFYGLPDMLIFILLSLVFGRNIAGLLVALGLVSWVRFARIARGQVLQAKEYLFVEGARAIGASRGRVIWRHILPNILGPIIVTLTYSIPSAILAESTLSFIGIGINDPYSPWGTSWGTLAQDGYRAMRTYPHVIFFPATAIFLTILAFNTLGNALRDRLDPRRT; encoded by the coding sequence ATGCACTGGAGCCTGGGCTTCGTCGTCGCCATCGCCCTCGCCGCCACGTTGGCACCGTGGCTGTCGCCCTATTCGGCCAGTGGTCTCGAAGCGAAGCGCATCCTGACACCGCCCAGCCACGAACACTGGATGGGCACCGACGGTTTGGGCCGCGACCTTTTGACGCGCGTGCTCTACGGTGCGCGGGTTTCGCTCACCGTTGGCGTCGGCACCGCAATCATCGCACTGGTGCTGGGCACGGTTTACGGATTGATCGCCGGCTTCAAGGGCGGCGGCACGGATAATTTTATGATGCGTATCGTCGATATTTTCTACGGCCTGCCGGACATGCTGATTTTTATTTTGCTGTCGCTCGTCTTCGGCCGCAACATCGCCGGCCTCTTAGTCGCGCTGGGGCTGGTCTCCTGGGTCCGCTTTGCGCGCATCGCCCGCGGTCAAGTGCTGCAGGCCAAGGAATATCTCTTTGTCGAAGGCGCCCGCGCCATCGGCGCGTCGCGTGGCCGGGTCATCTGGCGCCACATTCTGCCCAACATTCTCGGCCCGATCATCGTGACGCTGACCTACAGCATCCCCTCGGCAATTCTCGCCGAATCGACACTCAGCTTCATCGGCATCGGCATCAACGACCCTTACAGCCCTTGGGGCACGAGCTGGGGGACACTGGCGCAGGACGGCTACCGCGCCATGCGCACCTATCCCCATGTAATTTTCTTTCCCGCGACGGCGATCTTTCTCAC
- a CDS encoding VWA domain-containing protein produces MPEAESNAIELAPLREMLRMYCHALSERNIELQDLAQLVEKNIGWTRTDIATSDGTAIFLPSIVERFDGSAENFEFLKVMLTQQAGHLEFGSFDFEFKRPSKHFDDLRPKLAKAVKHEHVDDHGHHHTHDHEHDDDSSLPELSRFFDLFPNKRLALDIFSVVESSRIEAVVMRAYRGIAPIYGILRQRTLALRQELTLLPARESLIEMAIRFSLGHVGAIKVPTKHVGTASEIAQLLNCAIAQGATIEDSAEATLRLYHSLAQVHNEFLEADQFVAIELTSKMAPRYVPSELLGVTEASLSVFPSKPEGLYRGGKSARGPAKAEQLLIRHFASQAQPVGRNQDYLAPQGVDYRGEFKPELAQLLTKPQSNAREQRKALTPEELSDLLKNQNRPQNRNQDSNDDDQDPQTAQMVQNLMRELERRDPRMQSIEKRPWFQNDDDAGPLSATQPNTFIYDEWDVFRAAYRSSWCKVYEKTMGIADLKFYRDTLLANAGLLQQIRREFELVAPEMYLKEKRLPDGNDHDLDAAIEAMTDLRIGVTPSEKIFWRHHKTERDVAVAFLLDMSGSTGEAISTTIEPMQQGGRVERSHRRIIDVEKEAIVLMIDALEALGDRYGVYGFSGHGRDNVEYYVIKDFDEEFSQDVAKRTGRVGPLHATRMGPAIRHTVAKLRAQQTRSRFLFLLSDGRPQDRGYSQESSEKGYAIQDTRMAFTEARREGITPFCLTVDKEGNDYMRAMMDDFGYEVLAEVAMLPLRLPQLYRKLTM; encoded by the coding sequence ATGCCGGAAGCCGAATCCAACGCCATCGAGCTCGCGCCGCTGCGCGAGATGTTGCGCATGTACTGCCATGCGCTCTCCGAGCGCAACATCGAGCTGCAGGATCTCGCCCAGCTGGTCGAGAAAAACATCGGCTGGACGCGCACTGATATTGCGACCAGCGACGGCACGGCGATCTTTCTGCCTTCCATTGTTGAGCGCTTCGACGGCAGCGCGGAAAATTTCGAATTTCTCAAAGTGATGTTGACCCAGCAGGCAGGTCATCTTGAGTTCGGCAGCTTTGATTTTGAATTCAAGCGTCCCTCGAAGCACTTCGACGACCTGCGACCCAAACTGGCGAAGGCCGTCAAGCATGAACATGTCGACGATCACGGTCATCATCACACTCACGATCACGAGCATGACGACGACAGCAGTTTGCCGGAATTGAGCCGCTTCTTCGATTTGTTTCCGAACAAAAGGCTCGCATTGGATATTTTCTCAGTGGTCGAGAGCTCGCGCATCGAAGCCGTGGTGATGCGCGCCTATCGTGGTATCGCGCCGATTTATGGAATTTTGCGCCAGCGCACGCTGGCGCTGCGGCAAGAGCTGACTCTACTGCCAGCGCGCGAGTCGCTCATCGAGATGGCGATTCGATTTAGCCTTGGCCATGTGGGCGCGATCAAGGTTCCAACAAAGCACGTGGGCACTGCCAGCGAGATTGCGCAGTTGCTCAATTGCGCAATTGCGCAAGGGGCGACGATTGAAGACAGCGCCGAGGCGACTCTGCGGCTGTATCATTCTCTTGCGCAGGTCCATAACGAGTTTCTCGAAGCCGATCAGTTCGTCGCCATCGAGCTAACGAGCAAGATGGCCCCTCGATACGTTCCTTCGGAACTACTCGGGGTCACGGAAGCGAGTTTATCCGTTTTCCCGAGTAAGCCCGAAGGGCTGTATCGAGGGGGCAAGTCGGCAAGGGGACCGGCCAAGGCCGAGCAACTCTTGATCCGCCATTTCGCCAGCCAAGCCCAGCCCGTCGGCCGCAATCAAGATTATCTGGCGCCGCAGGGGGTCGATTACCGCGGTGAGTTCAAACCGGAGCTGGCGCAGTTGCTAACCAAGCCGCAGTCCAACGCGCGTGAGCAGCGCAAGGCGCTGACGCCGGAGGAGCTTTCGGACTTGCTGAAGAATCAAAACCGGCCGCAGAACCGCAACCAAGATAGCAACGACGACGATCAGGACCCGCAGACCGCGCAGATGGTGCAGAATCTCATGCGTGAGCTGGAGCGGCGCGATCCGCGCATGCAGTCGATCGAGAAGCGGCCATGGTTTCAAAACGACGATGACGCCGGGCCGCTGTCGGCGACCCAGCCGAATACGTTTATCTACGATGAGTGGGATGTGTTTCGCGCCGCCTATCGCTCGAGCTGGTGCAAGGTCTACGAAAAGACCATGGGCATCGCCGATTTGAAGTTTTATCGCGACACGCTCTTGGCCAACGCCGGTCTATTGCAGCAGATTCGCCGTGAGTTCGAGTTGGTGGCGCCGGAGATGTACTTGAAAGAAAAGCGCCTGCCGGATGGCAACGATCACGATCTCGACGCGGCCATTGAGGCGATGACCGATCTGCGCATCGGCGTGACGCCGTCGGAGAAGATTTTTTGGCGTCATCACAAAACCGAGCGCGACGTCGCCGTCGCGTTTCTGCTCGACATGAGCGGCTCCACCGGCGAGGCGATCAGCACCACCATCGAGCCGATGCAGCAGGGCGGCCGAGTCGAGCGCTCGCACCGGCGCATCATCGACGTCGAGAAAGAGGCCATCGTCTTGATGATCGATGCGCTCGAAGCGCTCGGCGACCGTTACGGTGTCTACGGTTTTTCTGGCCACGGCCGCGACAACGTCGAGTACTATGTCATCAAAGATTTCGACGAAGAGTTCTCGCAAGACGTCGCCAAGCGCACTGGCCGTGTCGGTCCGCTGCACGCCACGCGCATGGGGCCGGCGATTCGCCATACGGTGGCCAAGCTGCGCGCCCAACAGACGCGCTCGCGCTTTTTGTTTTTACTGAGCGACGGGCGGCCGCAGGACCGCGGCTATTCGCAGGAGAGCTCGGAAAAAGGCTATGCCATTCAAGACACGCGCATGGCGTTTACAGAAGCGCGCCGCGAGGGAATTACGCCGTTTTGCCTGACCGTCGACAAAGAGGGCAACGACTACATGCGCGCCATGATGGACGACTTTGGCTATGAAGTGCTGGCTGAAGTGGCGATGCTGCCACTAAGGCTACCGCAGCTCTATAGAAAGCTGACGATGTAA